Proteins encoded within one genomic window of Humulus lupulus chromosome 1, drHumLupu1.1, whole genome shotgun sequence:
- the LOC133831356 gene encoding uncharacterized protein LOC133831356, with translation MRGVTRFGVKGKLAQRYIGPFKVMKRVGEVAYRLNLPARLGHVHNVFHVSMLRKYTPDPSHIIEYEAIPLQEDVSYKEQPIRILARELKVLRNREIPVVKVLWRNHREDETTWELESEMYEKYPHLFNF, from the coding sequence ATGCGTGGTGTGacgaggtttggagtgaagggtaagCTAGCCCAGAGGTATATTGGACCTTTTAAGGTTAtgaagagggttggggaggtagcttaccGATTGAACTTACCAGCGCGGTTGGGGCacgttcacaatgtgtttcatgtgtcgATGCTGAGGAAGTATACTCCAGACCCATCACACATCATTGAGTATGAGGCTATCCCTCTTCAAGAGGACGTGTCATATAAAGAACAACCTATCAGAATCTTGGCAAGAGAGTTAAAAGTGCTAAGGAATAGGGAGATTCcagtagtcaaggtcttatggcggAACCATAGAGAAGACGAGACTACTTGGGAGTTAGAGTCGGAGATGTATGAgaagtatcctcatttgtttaatttttag